One segment of Rhodopirellula baltica SH 1 DNA contains the following:
- a CDS encoding helix-turn-helix domain-containing protein — MKVFTTGQVAKICKVAPRTVSKWFDSGRLKGYRIPGSQDRRIPREYLIKFLKEHGMPLGDLEDEAMAKCLIVAQDQVLIENLKRELPPEKSFKVAVAASGFEAGIQAESFNPDCIIVDFSIGKIEAVQICQNLRKNIDFTDIVLIALLPDDGQPMSFDRSSINETFKKPFDAHLLAERLRTLVGAKKELV; from the coding sequence ATGAAGGTCTTCACAACTGGACAGGTCGCCAAGATCTGTAAAGTTGCCCCACGAACTGTTAGTAAATGGTTCGATTCGGGGCGTTTGAAAGGCTACCGCATTCCTGGATCGCAAGATCGGCGGATCCCGCGGGAGTATTTGATCAAATTCTTGAAAGAGCATGGTATGCCCCTGGGCGACCTGGAAGACGAAGCGATGGCAAAGTGCCTGATCGTCGCCCAGGACCAAGTTCTCATCGAGAACCTGAAGCGTGAATTGCCACCCGAGAAATCGTTCAAAGTCGCTGTTGCAGCCAGCGGATTTGAAGCCGGCATTCAAGCCGAAAGCTTCAATCCAGACTGCATCATCGTGGACTTTTCGATCGGTAAAATCGAAGCGGTTCAGATTTGCCAAAACCTGCGAAAGAACATCGATTTCACCGATATCGTGTTGATTGCGTTGCTGCCAGATGATGGCCAACCAATGAGCTTCGATCGCAGCAGCATCAACGAAACGTTCAAAAAACCGTTCGACGCCCACTTGTTGGCAGAACGTTTGCGAACTCTCGTCGGAGCAAAGAAGGAGTTGGTCTAA